One Nicotiana sylvestris chromosome 12, ASM39365v2, whole genome shotgun sequence genomic window carries:
- the LOC104222814 gene encoding uncharacterized protein, which yields MLSGWSTKGIFACPDCHVNTCSIYLKYGRKHSYMGHRRFLKINHPYRRTKSSFDNTREERPAPQALSGDDVLAQLNTSLQGSMSDNTRKRKRDTERRDNWKKKSIFFELPYWKTVLLRHNLDVMHIEKNISESVIGTLLDIDGKTKDTLKSRLDIQEMRIKKPLHPIKSGDKYILPPASYTMSKTEKIKFCQLIKDVKFPDACASNISRCVNLKEARLFGLKSHGHCVLFQRIFPFIIKGILPKDAYDPLIELSLFFSDLCAKELHMDKLDKIDKSIWMTICKLERIFLPSFFDVMIHLAIHLAKEAKEGGPVQFRWMYFIERMLRILKGYVRNMARPEGSIAEGYLVEECMAFCSKYLTDMETKENRPDRNSNSSNMDPNGLSIFNCRGKPFGGGDWTKLNDLEIKQAHFYNLQNCAEIGPFIEEHLEILTKKNNRNVAKRHKEEFPLWFQKKVLQLKDNGDSQITDQLLALARGPDLRVECHNGYVLNGFRFRTMTSEKFLKTQNSGIVVKSDEYTENVDYYGKIRRILEIQYLDKIQ from the exons ATGTTGTCCGGTTGGAGCACAAAAGGTATATTTGCTTGTCCAGATTGTCATGTAAATACTTGCTCCATTTACTTGAAATATGGTCGAAAGCATAGCTATATGGGTCATCGTAGGTTCTTGAAAATAAATCATCCTTATCGTCGGACCAAAAGTTCTTTTGATAACACAAGGGAAGAAAGACCTGCACCACAAGCATTGAGTGGAGATGATGTGCTTGCACAACTAAATACATCCTTACAAGGATCCATGAGTGACaacacaagaaaaagaaaacgagATACAGAAAGACGTGACAACTGGAAGAAGAAAAGTATATTCTTTGAACTCCCATATTGGAAGACTGTATTGTTGAGACATAATTTGGATGTAATGCATATAGAAAAAAATATTAGTGAAAGCGTGATAGGAACGTTGTTGGATATTGACGGAAAAACAAAGGACACATTGAAATCTCGATTGGACATACAAGAGATGAGAATCAAAAAGCCTCTTCATCCAATAAAAAGTGGGGATAAGTACATACTTCCTCCTGCTAGTTATACAATGTCCAAAACTGAGAAGATTAAATTCTGTCAACTCATCAAAGATGTCAAGTTTCCTGATGCTTGTGCTTCTAACATTAGTCGTTGTGTCAATCTTAAGGAAGCTAGACTTTTTGGACTCAAAAGTCACGGTCACTGTGTTCTTTTCCAGCGTATCTTTCCATTTATCATCAAAGGGATTTTGCCAAAGGATGCATATGATCCGTTAATTGAATTGTCATTATTCTTTAGCGATTTGTGCGCTAAAGAGTTGCATATGGATAAGTtagataaaatagataaaagtATATGGATGACAATTTGCAAACTAGAACGTATATTCCTACCATCCTTCTTTGATGTCATGATTCATTTGGCAATCCATTTAGCAAAGGAGGCAAAGGAGGGTGGTCCTGTTCAATTTCGATGGATGTATTTCATCGAGAG AATGTTGCGCATATTAAAAGGTTATGTACGCAACATGGCTCGCCCAGAAGGGTCAATTGCTGAGGGCTATCTTGTAGAGGAATGCATGGCATTCTGTTCCAAATATTTGACTGATATGGAGACAAAAGAAAATCGCCCGGATAGGAATTCTAATTCTTCCAACATGGATCCTAATGGCTTATCTATATTCAACTGTCGTGGTAAGCCATTTGGAGGGGGTGATTGGACAAAATTGAATGATCTTGAAATCAAGCAAGCGCATTTTTACAACCTCCAAAATTGTGCAGAAATTGGCCCTTTTATCGA GGAACATTTAGAAATATTAACAAAGAAGAATAATAGAAATGTTGCCAAGAGGCACAAAGAGGAATTTCCTTTATGGTTTCAGAAAAAG GTGCTACAATTAAAAGATAACGGTGACAGTCAAATTACTGATCAATTGCTAGCTTTGGCAAGAGGTCCAGATTTACGAGTTGAATGCCATAATGGATATGTTTTGAATGGTTTTAGGTTTCGAACAATGACATCTGAGAAATTTTTAAAAACTCAAAATAGTGGTATAGTTGTAAAGAGTGATGAATATACAGAAAATGTTGATTATTatggaaagataagaagaatATTAGAAATTCAATATTTGGACAAAATTCAGTGA
- the LOC138884226 gene encoding uncharacterized mitochondrial protein AtMg00860-like, with protein MVIKPYIDSFVIVFIDDILIYSRSMEEHEHHLRMVLQTLQERKLYAKFSKCEFWLESVAFLGHVVSGESIKVDPKKIEAVQSWPRPTSATEIGSFLGLAGYYRRFVKGFSSIAAPLTRLMQKGTPFHWSDDCEASFQKLKTVLNTTPVLVLPSGSGMYMVYCDASRISLGYVNARWASYCICFTLAEDP; from the coding sequence aTGGTAATCAagccttatattgattcatttgtcattgtcttcattgatgacatattgatctactcacgtagcatggaggagcacgagcatcatTTGAGAATGGTGCTTCAGACATTGCAAGAACgaaagttatatgctaagttctccaagtgtgagttttggctagagtctgtagcatttttggggcatgttgtatcaggcgagagtattaaggtggatcccaagaagattgaggcagttcagagttggcctcgtcCCACTTCGGCGACTGAGATcgggagtttcttgggtttagcaggttattatcgccgatttgtgaAAGGCTTCTCATCCATTGCAgctcctttgactagattgatgcagaagggtactccattccattggtccgatgattgtgaagcgagctttcagaagctcaagacagttttaaATACAACACcggttctagtgttgccttccggttcggggatgtatatggtgtattgcgatgcttcacgcATCAGTTTGGGATATGTTAATGCAAGatgggcgagttattgcatatgtttcacattagctgaagatccatga